The Aphis gossypii isolate Hap1 chromosome 3, ASM2018417v2, whole genome shotgun sequence genome includes a region encoding these proteins:
- the LOC114122483 gene encoding G patch domain-containing protein 2-like, translating into MRPVPGTLSCAVARLHARKFRMDKANKFIRPIGFRRRTRSASSVAYPDNKAQSDDSSSNSKDVGVSSIYHSDSDDISGAPQPIRFALLSKQLMHLESDSVNENLTPGRPFTRRKRKFKKMIVDPDVKFPSQMTSSCSQSSSSEKRRTTRHSASMPRNCGSLILAIGKRKRSNREIIAGSCHQGTSNIKSMDIDIASSSSSISSSESEAGIFTNDEGREGDDEQSDWVGNACGAGGVTDDDAEPMKIDCQKLLSVNLQNSTLAEGRGPGRMPMWHRNTFLKKSDREIRGGLRRVRSVKPSFSVITSANEKVSRFLRDPAQSELRLHPMPKKEQDQLSHLAEMYSLHMQLNDSPKKGVTLTKTDNTIQVDLEAPFSHLNPSKDHKRKKSASSELSLGLQALHNQAWIPIVLEDKPCTSSQTETSNQNK; encoded by the exons ATGCGACCAGTGCCGGGCACTTTGAGTTGTGCCGTCGCGCGTCTGCACGCCCGAAAG tttagaaTGGATAAAGCAAATAAATTCATTCGGCCAATAGGATTCAGGCGGCGAACAAGATCTGCCAGTAGCGTTG CATATCCTGACAATAAAGCTCAAAGTGATGATTCTAGTAGTAATTCCAAAGATGTAGGAGTGTCTAGTATTTATCAT agtgATTCAGATGATATAAGTGGTGCTCCACAACCAATTCGATTTGCTTTACtatcaaaacaattaatgcACTTGGAATCAGATTCTGTCAATGAAAACTTAACCCCTGGAAGACCATTCACTAGAAG aaaaagaaaattcaaaaaaatgatagtAGATCCAGACGTGAAGTTTCCTTCACAAATGACAAGTAGTTGTTCTCAAAGTAGTAGCAGTGAAAAGAGAAGGACTACACGTCACTCAGCTAGTATGCCAAG AAACTGCGGATCATTGATCTTGGCTATTGGTAAAAGAAAACGTAGTAATCGAGAAATTATAGCTGGTAGTTGTCACCAGGGTACTTCAAATATCAAATCAATGGATATAGACATTGCTAGTAGCTCAAGTAGTATTAGTTCCTCAGAAAGTGAAGCTGGAATTTTTACTAATGATGAAGGAAGAGAAG ggGATGATGAACAGAGTGATTGGGTTGGTAATGCATGTGGAGCTGGTGGAGTAACCGATGATGATGCTGAACCAATGAAAATTGATTGTCAGAAATTATTATctgtaaatttacaaaatagtaCTTTAGCTGAAGGAAGAGGACCTGGGCGTATGCCAATGTGGCATAGAAATACTTTTCTCaag AAGAGTGATAGAGAAATTCGTGGAGGTTTACGCAGAGTTCGATCAGTTAAACCTAGTTTCTCTGTTATAACTTCAGCTAATGAAAAAGTATCTCGTTTTTTACGTGATCCGGCTCAGTCTGAATTAAG ACTGCATCCAATGCCAAAAAAGGAACAAGACCAACTATCACATTTAGCAGAAATGTATTCTCTTCATATGCAACTTAATGACTCGCCAAAAAAAGGAGTTACTCTGACCAAAACtga caatACAATTCAAGTAGATTTAGAAGCTCCATTTTCACATCTCAATCCATCAAAAGATCACAAAAGAAAGAAATCTGCATCTTCTg AATTAAGTTTAGGCTTGCAAGCATTACATAATCAAGCATGGATACCTATAGTTCTTGAAGACAAGCCTTGTACATCATCTCAAACAGAAACTTCAAATCAGAACAAatga